In Setaria viridis chromosome 5, Setaria_viridis_v4.0, whole genome shotgun sequence, the genomic stretch GTTTGGAATCACACATAGCTCATGGAATTTTACACAAGAACAAAGCCTTGCAACCCTCGCTGTTGTGAAATCGACTGGGAAAAGGGGGGTTTTCTCCACAGATCCGGGTGGGAGGGTGGGATTTTAGGTGATTGAGTCACAACCACATCTCACCTCACCGGTCGGACTGAATCTAGGAGATTTGGCTCACTTTAAGTTTGTGTTAAACATGAACACATGCACATATTCTGATTCACTCACTTTAGTCACGATAATGTTAATATTTTACATGTataattttggaattaaaatatACCGAATTATGCCTAGATTTCTAACACTATGTTCGTTGTCATACAATTCAGCGATTTACAGCAGGACTCTGATGGCacgtgattttttttatatgacAGGATCCACCGTGCGAAGAGGTTCCTGGAGCAATTGAGAAATGTAAAGCTGCAGGCATCCGTGTCATAGTGATAACTGGAGATAACAAAGAGACAGCTGAGGCTATCTGTCGGGAAATAGGCGTTTTCGGCAGGGATGAGGACCTCTGCAGCAAGAGTTTCACAGGGAGAGAGTTCATATCCCTCCTAGATAAGAAATCTAAGCTGAGACAGCAAGGGGGGCTTCTGTTCTCCCGGGCTGAGCCGAAACACAAGCAAGAGATTGTGAGGCTGCTAAAAGAAGATGGTGAGGTTGTCGCAATGATGGGAGATGGAGTTAACGATGCCCCTGCATTGAAGTTGGCTGACATTGGCATAGCAATGGGCATTGCTGGCACGGAGGTATCTTTCCTAGTGCCTTCCCCCCTTCCCTTTAGTTTAACAAACACTTGGTGGACCAACTCTGATGAAAGGAATTAAGCTGACTCTTTTGATGTAGAAAGAAATATGCTTCAGGTCTTCAGTTTATTTTGCATATATTCCCTATATCTTGTGGGCATCATCCATTGTACCAGAAGAAAACCTAAGTTCAGAACCTCCTCGCTAGCCTTGACTGACTGCAGTATGCTACCAGTATTTAGCGCTTAAATAATGTGTCTCAGCTATTATTGTAGCTTCATAGTGCACTTCGTTACTTCATATCACtcaaaaatcaaagaaaaaaatatttccaGGTTGCTAAGGAAGCTTCTGATATGGTGCTAGCAGACGACAATTTCAGAACAATTGTTGCAGCAGTTGGTGAAGGAAGATCTATCTACAACAACATGAAAGCATCCATAAGGTTTTTAGCGCCATCTAGTCCTGGTTCCAGTTAAAGTTGTACCATGCAAGTTGCTATACCTTAACATGCCATTATTTTCTTGTATGAATAAACCAAAACAATTGCTTGTATATACTTATAATATAAAATAGCATGAACAGTGGTGCACTTACTATCAGGAACCGTTGTTGCAGATACATGATATCATCAAACATCGGTGAGGTGGCCTAAATATTCCTTACAGCTGCCTTGGGCATTCCAGAATGGCTCATTCCTGTCCAGCTTCTATGGGTTAACCTTGTCACTGATGGACCACCAGCCACTGCACTGGGGTTCAACCCACCGGATAAGGATATCATGGAGAAACCTCCACGCCAAAGCGAAGATTCACTGATCAGTGCGTGGGTCTTGTTCCGCTACATGGTATGCTCTTCTACCACCACCTGAAACTTGTAGCCTTGTAGGGGCAGTAGTAGGAACAATTGTAGCGAAGATTCACAGATTTGGATTAATTGCAGTAACCTGAATTCTTGTCTGATGAGCAGTCATTGGGCTCATCAGGTACACACGGATCTTTCCTGGGGATAAATCTGGGTGCTGACGGCCATACTCTTGTGACCTACAGCCAGCTCTCAAACTGGGGCCAGTGCTCCTTCTGGGAGGATTTCAATGCAGAACCATTCACCGCAGGGGACCGTGTGTTCTCCTTCAACGCCAATCCCTGCGACTACTTCACTGAGGGAAAGGCGAAGGCCACGACGATCTCCCTCTCCGTCCTGGTCACCATCGAGATGTTCAATTCCTTGAACGCGCTGTCTGAAGATGCAAGCCTACTGACCATGCCTCCTTGGGTCAACCCCTGGCTCCTCCTGGCCATGGCAGTGTCGTTCGATCTGCACTTCTTGACCCTGTATGTACCTTTCTTCGCATCGGCATTCGGTATCGTGCCCCTGAGCTTCAACGAGTGGATGTTGGTCTTGGTCGTGGCGTTTCCAGTGATCATCATCGATGAGGCCCTCAAACTGGTGAGACGGTGCGTGCTCCGCCTCGGTAGACCATCGATGAAGCTCAAGGCCGACTGAAACTCCCCCTGAACTCTGAACATGTGCTGAAACGGGTAGAGGGTAGACATACAAATGAGGTGAGAGTATGACAGAAAAGCTGAAGCAAAACAATCAGTGTACTGTGTACATATCGGTCTACAGTGTGGAGAAATAATCAAATAATTACCACCTATAGATTTCAAGTAGTCCTCCATGTAACCAAAATTGTTGAAACGGTGGAGCCTATTATTCTGCCTCAGGCAGTCGAGGCCCAGAAACGGTATTATTTGTACCATATGACGCCCTGGAGATGGAAAATATGTCATTGGTTTGATGACCACTTAACTGAGAGACCCCAGTAGCGGGGATGGAGGACGCCGGCGTAGGCTGCCTCCTGATGGAGGCCACCGGCGCCTGTTGTCACGTTGGCAAAAGAAACAGGCGGACGCGGTGGCGTCCGGCAGGCGGCTGAGCTGACAGGAGTCAGGAAAGGTGAATCGGGGTCTGTCAAGAATGAGGagggaaacaaagaaaacagtGGCGAGATTGGGAAATCGAAGAGCAAAATCGCAAGAACAGAGAAGGATTTCTAGCAGAGCAACTGCAGTAGTTTACTGAACCAGGGATAAGTTGGGGACAACCCAAATACAGATAGCCGCCAGGATGACGGGAGTTCTACTGCTAAGCTACTCTACTCTAGGGTTTGAGTTCTTCTCTTCTTCGATGCCTATTACAGCAGGAGACTCGGTCCTAAATAGCATGGGCCGGTCAGAATGGATTAAATTAAGCAAACACTGTTTAGCAACCTAAAACAGAGAGTAAACCGGTTCAGGTGCGTTGATGGAGTCGAAGTTGACGACGACCCTCCAATGCTTGATGGACGGCATCCAATGAAGTCGCTGAAGCGTTACCTTGCCTGCCGACTTGTGGACTCCTTGCTTGACTGACGATCTGAATGCACAACTGAATGGCTATAGGTCTTGCTGCTCCTGACAGCGTCCGGGGCAAGGGTAGGCGGAGTGCCGGCGCACGGTGGATTACGAGGGATCGTTAGGATTTTAGGATGAAGTGGTCAAGTGGAAGCAGGCGTGTGTTCTCTTTTGGCATGTTTTCCTTGGAAAGCGCGTGCCGGCCGGGCTGAACAAGGCACAAAGACCCCGAAGTGGAGACGGAAGTTACCATGCTCGGGCAAGCAGTTCAAAGCTGGCCTTAAAGCTTGGGCAATGCGCACACCAGCTTGGAGTGGGGAACTCACTGTAAAATAGGGGGGAGAAAGACAATTGCAATTATAGAAAACGCATCCTGCCGGGCCTCAAACGAGGCTCGGGTACCTGTACCACCCTTGTCAGCCTGATGTCTGCTCTACATTTGTCGTATCATATGTTGTTCAGATTGAGGTATCAAGAGTATCAGGAAGACAGAAACTCGCTTTCAGAAAGCCCGGCAATGAATGGAACTCCACAACAACAACTTCCAGATTACTGAGACGGGTTATCAATTAAACATATAAAACAATCAAGATAAACATTACCTGAAAGCCAACAGCCTACACTGCAACAGAACCTGATGATCACCCAATAGCTACATTCAGAACCAATTCAGAGGAGGAATCTGAACAAAGGAGCAGGATAGCTCACGCATGGCTACTGCTTCCAGGGCCAGATAGATGGATCACGCGAATTACAGCACGTATCAACAAGTATGCTGAGTTTCAAACAAATGCTTCTACGGGCCTATTTTCACTTGCCAGTGATTGCTGTCTGTGGTTGTCTTGTCTGTAGGTCTCATTGGTACCCAATCACGCATAAGAATCACAGCAGCCGGATAGTGATGCAAGAACAAGCACGCCAGCTCTGAAGAACTGTATACCCTTTGCACGTctaagggtgtttggatatcccgtgctaaactttagcacttgtcacatcggatgtttggatactaattaggagtattaaacatagtttaattacaaaactaattgcacagatgtagtctaattcgtgagatgaatctattaagcctaattagtccatgatttaacaatgtggtgctacagtaaccatttgctaatgatggcttaattagccttaatagattcgtctcacgaattagactccatctgtgcaattagttttgtaattaaactatgtttagtcctcctaattagcatccgaacatccgatgtgacaggtgctagtTTAGCACGggttatccaaacaccccctaaatcgcAACAGCCACCCAGCAATGACTTAGCTTTACAGGTCACAGCACCGAGATGTTTATCAATGTCATCCACATAGTAATTCATTCGTAGTCAAAATAAAACATGGAAATAGCAAGGACCGAAACCGAGACTTGGCAAAATGATAACAGTGATTGAATCCCCCCTTACTTTGCAACATAAGAAATCTGGTTATCACAAGTCTCATCGGCAGCTTCAAAAGCTAAAAGGGAGGAGCGAAACAAGATTGATACCATAATACATAGACAAATATTAGCTAAACCCTGAATCTGTATAGTATGATCAACATCACATCGAGAAGTCGAGTGGGAGATGGCTGTGTTCCCATGTCGTTAGGCATTCCCCGTGGTCATCTAGAGCTCAAACTCCTCCTCACGGAGCGCCATCTCTGCAgcttcctcctcatcgtcatcaaGAGCAAAGTACTGGTTCCTCTCCGCTGGCCTGAACATGTAGAACATGAACATGTAGAATGCCACGGTGGCCACCTCCTCAGCCGCAACACTCACCCATCTGTACTTGTAGTTGGTGATTGTCTTGAGGGCATAGACAATGATCCTGGTGAAGTACAAGTATCCAATCACGACGACATAGAACTGGCGGAAGAGCGTGAGCTTGGCAAGGGTTCTGGCTGCCTTCCCATCTGTCTTGGATGACTCCCGCAGAGAGCGCATCGACCACACAACTGGGAAGAGCACAGCGCAGCAGCAAGCAACATCGACAAACAGGAAGATCTGGTTCCATGTCACCCATCCCTGCAAGAATGGCCCGGTCTCACCGaccacagcagcagcaatgttagCTGCGACCTGCAGCGGGATTACCGCCATGAGcaccttcttctccttgtcctGCAGGAATGGCTTCAGGAACGACCACCCGGTCCCAATCAGCGCAATCACAGCGAACAAGATGACACCCTTCACGAGCTGGAACAGGTAAAACATGACATCCCACCCGTGCGGTGTCCCGGCAGTGCGGATGTAGTGCTGGTCCTCGGCCGCAGAGATGCAGTAGAGCATACGGGCGACGAGCAGGCCGGACATGAGGTGGTGGATGCGGTGCGCAGAGAGGCGGTTGCGGTAGAGGGTGATGTAGAGCCAGCCGGCCAGGAAGGCGACGTAGCAGGCGGCGAAGAAGGCGTAGATCGCCGGGACGGAGGCCATGCCGACGGAGAGGTAATCCTTGCTGCCGTCCAGGTTGGTGTTGTACATGTCGGTGCGGACCTTCATGGTGACCTTGGTCTCCGGCGCGCAGCTGGCGAAGAAGAGGCTGTACTCGTCGGGGTGGGTGATGGGGAAGGTCTTGGTGTAGTGGCCGTTGGCGTCGAGATCGGCGAAGGTGAAGAGCGGTATGACGTAGGGGCTGGAGAGGACGCAGTTGGGGGAGGACTCCGGGTTGGGGTTCAGATCCGTGGGCGGCGGCTGCTCGTAGATGGCCTCGAAGAGCGCCTCgtcggagaggaggaagaagccgagCTGCGAGGGGTCGGGCTTGGCGAGCGCGGAGGAGGCCATGGCGCCGTCGACGGAGACGGAGACCATGCCGTGGGGGCCGAAGCCGAACTTCTCGAAGAGGATGGAGCCGCGGGGGTCGTCCTTGAAGGACTCCTGCttgatctccgccgccgccggacggaTGAGGaccccggcgacggcgaggagaaggagggccgcgcgggcggcggcggcgcgggccatCGCGGCGAGAtctggggtggggggggggggggggggggggggtggaggcGAGGCGAAGCGGCGGAGAGGGGAAGGTGCGCGACGCGAATTGGCCGGACGGGCCGAGGGGGTGGAGACCTTTCTCCTTTTCTGTTGGCTGGTGGGCTTTGGGAGGGGTGGGGGTGAGGGCCCATGCGGCGTCGGATCTCGCCATGGTGGGGAGACTTTGACCGGGGGGACGCTTAGCAGGAAAGCAATCGTGTCGGTCGGAGCGTCTGATCGTGATCGCACGGTGCACGTACGGCCTTGACGCACGCTACGGGCCAATACGATGCCGGCGAACACGTCTATGCGAGTGCAAATCGCAATTTCTACGAAGCTTGGCAGCAATCTAGAAGGACAATTTGGTTGACGAATGGCGAGGAATCACTGACGATGAGACGACGGCCTGCCGGGTCAAGCAATTTGTCCGACGTGCCGGAGCCGCCGAGAGCCCGAGACCGAGAGGCTTATGCAGCGTCTGCTTCAGGGCCTCTACACGCGGCGGCGACCGGAATATCGAGTTATCGACGTGCTGATAACTTGACCCGAAGAAAGTTGGGAGGTTAGGACGGGAGGCACTCGCATACGTGGGGTGTTTAGATactatgtgctaaattttagcaatgtcatattggatgttcggatgctaattagaagaattaaatataagctaattataaaactaattgcagaactctattctaattcacgagacgaatctattaaaccagcaaatggttactgtagcaccacattgtcaaatcatgatctaattaggtttaatagattcgtctcgcgaattagactccatttgtgcaattagttttgtaattagcatatgtttaatagttctaattaacatcaaacatccaatgtgacctgtgctaaattttagtggggtgtaaCCAAACACCCCGTAGTGTCCGAGTACTGACAGTGACAAGACATCCATCCATTCTGGCTCGTTTCGCCGGTCAGTTGGCAAATGgggtgttttcttccactgtcttatttttagcacgtgtcacatcgaatgtttagatactaattaggagtattaaacgtagactatttacaaaaccaattacataagtggaggctaaacggcgagacgaatctattaagcctaattaatccatcagtagcaaatatttactgtagcaacatattgtcaaatcatgaactaattaggcttaatagattcgtctcgctgtttagattcgtcttatgtaatgggttttgtaaatagtctacgtttaatactcctaattagtatctaaacattcgatgtgacaggtgctaaaaataagtcagtggaagaaaacggagcCTTTTCTGTGATCGGAGCACAGCGGAACGGCGAACATGTTTTTGTTTCCTCAGCTTCTCCACTTTACACGCGCAATCTACTGCCGTACCGGCTGCCGCCTGAGCCAATGCGATCCAGCGTTTTTGTGCCCTTGAGGCGTTCGCGCCCTCCACGGATGACGGGATGAGCCTGGTCACGGCTTTTGGATTCACGCGTTTGTTGCGGGAAACCGACGCGCGTTGCTGGACGACATGGGATGGCCAGGCCGGTCGAGCGGGTCGAGGGCGTGCCGTAAAGGCTCGTAACCACGACGCCGGCCGTCCGCTTCGATACCTCCGTTCATTGGGCGCTCTCTGGGGCGTGCGTGGGGAACGATGGGGCGGCACAGTCGATTGGGCGCGACCGAAGAGATCGATCAGGGAATGGTGAGTTTGAGGCGGCGCAGTCGACAAGGGTCGGTGAGGCGTCGGCGCCCACGTGCCCGCCGACAGCCCGAGTACCGCAGCGCCGACGCAACGGCCCATGGACGTTGGACGCCGACTTCAAGGTTTTGCCTTTGTTGTTTGATGTTGCTGAGGAAGCGCGCAGTTGAGTGACCCGGCCCGAAGCTCCATTTTAGGTGGGCCTGAGGGTGGATCAAGCTGTGACTGAAACAGCATAGAGTGGGCCGTCAGCTCCCTCCCTGCCCTCCCCTCCTGCACGGTTAGCAGATATCCCGAACGGCCTGATTTCAATCACCAGCACCTatagcctgttcgcttcagcttattcagccggcttatcagccaccaaacagtgttttcctctcacaacaaatcagccgtttcagcttttcagccggcttataagctgaagcgaacaggctgctAATCGTTGACAGAGCTGCGGCGCTTGTGGTTTAGATCCACCGTTATACTTTCCTTAACGCCTGCTCCACTTTGTTGTTGCATCATTGTTTCGTTTCGCGTTGGTTTTGCTGTAAAATTACTTGTATTTTCAGATATCAAAGCTGGTTGGGGAGGGGGTTGTAGTTTGCGTTTGGTCAGTGACTCGATACAGTGTCCCTTTAGTTCTGGTCGAGGAGGAAAATGTGAAATGGGCAATGCTAGGCATTTTCACTTCATGGTGGTCCATCCCCCCGGATGCATTGACCCATGCAACCCAATTACGCATGTCTCGGCGCTCCCTCGGATCAATGTCCCTCTCCGGTTGACTTGTAATGGAAGCCAGCACCCGATTTGTTGTCTACCACCGTAATCTTCTCTGGCTGTCAAGTGTCAAGTAGTCAAGTTTCTGCTGCACTCTGGTATCAAAAGTGGCTATTGTTTCTCTTTCTCTTGTGTTTGGTCAATCTGCAGAGAGAACATCCCTTGACAGCATCATGCTGTTCTTCCTGGGCCTGTAGGATTTCagatctctttttttttctagaatacgcaggagagctgcgtatcattccaTTAAGAAGAGATAAAATGTTAATACAACGCGGGCTTAAaaccgggcacacgcacacggtgAATGACTCAAGGGCTGTTTACACGAGATAAGAACTCCTCTAACTTAAGCCATTAGGATTTCAGATCTCAGGCAccaattttcagaaaaagggaGCCCCATCGTGAAAGCTGATAGTGTCATGTACCAACCCAGGACAAATGCATCTTAACAGTACGTCCACGTTCTGTTCATCAATGTTAGGTGCTCTAACCCTGTCTTACGCGTTGCCATCTTTTTTTAGTCCAAGATTCATGCATTCAACGTTGTCCAACAACGATTTGGACTTGTAACTTTTAAGACTTGGTCTTGCTTCTTGAAATACGATCGCTGTCGGTGAAGCTAGTCTTCGAGCATAGAGGCTGCgttattctttttttgaaagaagaGGCTGCGTTATTCTTGGAAGGAACTAGAACACGAATGAATTTGTCTCGGCTAGTTTTGAACAAAAGTCCAAGCTGAGCTACCTGAACCAAATAGGATCGGAAGGCACAAAAGGCTTCCCCTGCAACTTGCCAAGTGGTCCGTGCCTCTGGCGTATGCTCAGCGTCTGTATGCAACGCGATTCATTCGCCGAAGCAGGAGTGGCGATGGCGTCTTCAGTGCGAAACAGGCCGGGTAGCATGATGTTGGTGCGTGTACCATACTGTACAAACATCGATAAAACAAAGTCTCCACAGCTGCAACTTTTGTAGTAAACTAACATTTTCCCCCCCTTAAAATGAGGCATTTGTTCCATTCGTCTAAAATATGTTATCTTCCAAGCAACTAATTCAGTCACATCGCAGAATATGTCTGCTGTACAAAGCAATCTTGCGGGGGTTTGCGACACGTTTGTTGAGCATAGCTTAGTTCTAATGATTTCATGGTTACGCACAACAAAACAGCGAGAGATTACTGCTTAACGCCATAAGCAACACGGAGTAATCATGATCAGCAGAACCTGGAGAAACAAGCAGTCAAAACTCAGCACAAACTTTCCGTCCGTAGGTTACTAGAGAGACCCCAGAATTGCTGCGAGAACAGAAGCTTTGTGCTTCGGTTCCAAGTTTGGAGAAGCGGCAAAGAACACCTCGAGCTCTGAGAGCTTTCAGAGGCCGGGCCCTCCTTTCCAATCTCTGTATGGCGCAAAAAGAATTGGGCTCCCACCATGAAGTGTCCGGCAGCTGTGGTCTGCAACGGCAAAGAAAATTCAGTACAGGTAAAGCAGTAAAGCACCTGCAGCTTGTTAAGCAACTGTGCAAGATAAGATAAAAACTACTCTACCCTAAGTTAATCGTTTAGGCTTTGCACTGTCGTCTATCACGCGCAATGAATCTTCAGGTACAATCATGTCAGTGCAGCATGTCACTGAGCTAGTGAGAGAGAAAGGTGGTTATGGATTGCAAAGTTTGGCAGGCGTGGTGCACTGTTTCTACAATATTTCCAAGTGCTAAAAGAATTGTAGTGGCAAAGCATGACTCTTTGTCTCAAGGAAAAGAAGAGTCATTTTCAAGTTCCAACCACC encodes the following:
- the LOC117858223 gene encoding protein CANDIDATE G-PROTEIN COUPLED RECEPTOR 7 → MARAAAARAALLLLAVAGVLIRPAAAEIKQESFKDDPRGSILFEKFGFGPHGMVSVSVDGAMASSALAKPDPSQLGFFLLSDEALFEAIYEQPPPTDLNPNPESSPNCVLSSPYVIPLFTFADLDANGHYTKTFPITHPDEYSLFFASCAPETKVTMKVRTDMYNTNLDGSKDYLSVGMASVPAIYAFFAACYVAFLAGWLYITLYRNRLSAHRIHHLMSGLLVARMLYCISAAEDQHYIRTAGTPHGWDVMFYLFQLVKGVILFAVIALIGTGWSFLKPFLQDKEKKVLMAVIPLQVAANIAAAVVGETGPFLQGWVTWNQIFLFVDVACCCAVLFPVVWSMRSLRESSKTDGKAARTLAKLTLFRQFYVVVIGYLYFTRIIVYALKTITNYKYRWVSVAAEEVATVAFYMFMFYMFRPAERNQYFALDDDEEEAAEMALREEEFEL
- the LOC117855391 gene encoding calcium-transporting ATPase 1, endoplasmic reticulum-type-like, whose product is MEKPPRQSEDSLISAWVLFRYMSLGSSGTHGSFLGINLGADGHTLVTYSQLSNWGQCSFWEDFNAEPFTAGDRVFSFNANPCDYFTEGKAKATTISLSVLVTIEMFNSLNALSEDASLLTMPPWVNPWLLLAMAVSFDLHFLTLYVPFFASAFGIVPLSFNEWMLVLVVAFPVIIIDEALKLVRRCVLRLGRPSMKLKAD